Genomic DNA from Gossypium hirsutum isolate 1008001.06 chromosome A01, Gossypium_hirsutum_v2.1, whole genome shotgun sequence:
TCAATATATGTGGACAGTCACAGAGAAAGCATTTCAGcttgtcccttttcctcttgggtttcttcttcccaactcgtggtttcccattaccaccattgtTGCCGTTGCCGTTGCCATACTCATCCGTATCTTCCTTGTGATTCCCTTCACATACGCCCCTTTCTTCGGACTTGGAAGAtccaagcttgtctttccctagaccaagcttaACCACGGATACCGCTACCGTCATAGCTTCCGACAACTTTTGaacacctctttgttccacctctTGTCTGACCCACGGCTTCAATCCCTCTTGAAAAGCAAGCATTGCTTCTCTCTCGGTCACATCTgaaacttggagcatgagttTCTTGAACTCATgaacatactcccccactgtgccCCGTTGCGTTATCCCTTGCAACTTTTCCCGAGTTTCTTCCTCGAAAAAATCCGGGTAAAACTGTCCTTTCAACTCGCGTTGGAACTTTTCCATGTTCCAATCTCACattgccttttatctgtggtTCTACCTCACCACCAAAAAAGCGCAATATCAGTAAGAAATAATGAAGCAGTTTGTACCTTACCCACATCATCCATGATGCCTTTTGCacggaagtagttttccatcctccacaagaaattttccacatcacatgcagaccttgtccccacaaactctttcggcTTCGGGACATACTCGTTACTGAGTGCTGCACTTGACACTCCTTTCCCCACCGCAGCTCGGCACAAGGCCGGCTCTCCCTCgctcctctattcttgtgctTAAAGCCAGTGTCGTGGctattgtttcctccttcaaagcaaTCAACATAGCCTCAAGAGCATCGTTCCTATCTGACAGTTTATCTTTATGTGAATCAAATAACTCGTTTACCTTATCCATGGTCGAATTAAGAGACATCTTTACATAGTCTTTGGACTGTTCCTTCCAGTTGTTTATGTGACCCTCGAACCCATCGAGTGCCTCCTTTACGTCCTCCATGGATCCCTCGAGTTTATCCACATGTTCCTCTACTGCCGACAGCATCTCCCTCAAACCTTTTCTTGTCCTCCTTTGTTCGaactcttctttcgacatcccaacagtgccttcgaaccaatagctcggataccacttgtcacggggctagacctttcgtcttgcaatccgtgtggccttaggcgatttgctcgtccaaactcgcctaagtcagccttttctcgaatgaggattccttaagaactcctccaaggtaCCAACTCATACAGCAgaagcaaacttatgccaaaagaagcttaaaaagaacaacagaaagggacgctcgcaaagtgtttgagtaaatgctctctattctcttattcacaatgaataatgaaacaataaatggagtgagtacaaatgagggggaggctctctatttatacttgagctcccccaaaaccgacggtcaagatacaattacattgacggacgagattaaccaatCCCATGATTTAAGGGATTTTACAAGATATTGTCATATCAAATcctatctaatctttacaagatatgattccctctatatTTAAAGATTAGTTACTATAATTGCCTAAGTTGTCATATCTTCGCCATCGGGCCAACCatgcttcaatctgacaggcttctccaacagttcCTTGAATCGGGCCAACTCAcgtaggccaaatgatccccatctaagtaATAGACCTCCATCGGATGCATTTGGTTCGATGGTCACAGGATTTGAACTCTGGCCTGTGACACTAGCACTAAAATGTAAGAGGAAAGGTTCTAGTGGCAAATTCAGGACTCCGATTCAATAGCCATTAAACAGACGAATCGATGATTATTAGACTTGTTGAGGAAAGTATTAAATGAGATTTTGGTTTTTAAAGCTAGAGCCATTTAGTTGTCTAAATTATTGTTAATCGAAATGAATTTTATTGTGCCTATACTTCCTAATTTGATTAAATTGGTACTTGACTTGCGACGAGTGTTGAAATTCATCAAAGGATTTAACCACTTCGAAttactttattaaaatattagttgTAAAGGAAATCATAACTTGTTGCAATTAAtctgattttaaaatttatatactttaataGGCGAATTCATATTTcacaaagaaaataagagaatGTGAGAGAGTGAAGAAAATCATTcacccttatttatttattaaaattatgtggagtttgagaacattgaggcctAAGCACCAGGAACTAGGCACTACATCAGTGGTGACGAGTAGAAGAGGATTTGAAAGGGCTACTTGTTGAGCAATGGAAAAGCAGGTCCTGCAAGAAAGGATGCCCTTTTGACGAACCTCCCTTTCATTCGAGGCCTCTTCTCCGCATTAAGTTTGCGAACCTCGTACCTTATTTTCTTGGAGAACAACCTTGTTCTCCGCTTTTCTCTGTACCTTGATACTCTTGCTTCTCTACCTCCGTCCCCCATTGCCTGCTGCTGTCCTCCCATTCCAATCAAACCACTATAGCTCTGCTGAACTTCTGTTCCACCATTTCGCTGCAAATGGAAACCAAACCTTGTTATCATGTTACAGCAATAGAATAACATCTATTTATGGAATAGAAGAGAACATTAACAAATAAGTGGAAAGATACCATGCAATCTGGCCAACATTCGTCTGGGTCCAAATCTGGTTTGCCACCAGAAGTCCAAGGAGACCCTTGGGTTGCCCAGGCGGTGATTACGGCTTCATAATCTAAGCTCAAAAGTgtcttccttttcttcttttttgcagTATTCTCCTGACATTCCCCATCCTCTTTACTCTTCATTGCTACCTCTTCCTTTACCAACTCATCCACCCCTCCACAGCTTGGTGGAGAGTCATAGTTAAAGCTAAACTCAAAGGGTTCTCTCCCCATGCCACCTTCAAAACTCTCTTCGTCTTCAATCTTCACTTGACCGTTTCCGTATGAATACTCCCTCAAGTCTTTGTCTTTGGAGCCTGTTAGACCCAGCTCCACCATAGTAAAGGACTCATTCTCAAGACCCTTTCCAAGCAAACTCTCAACATCAGCTGCAAACTCTGCAAGATCCATCTCAGACGGGAAAAGCCCATGTGAACCATCAACATCTTGTCCCAAGAAAGCTTTAGACTCAGTTGCAGTACTTTCAGCTTCATTTCCTACAGCACTCACTGCAGCTTCAGTTGACGTTGTAGAAGTGCATAATTCAGCAACAAAGGGGTCAAATATTGGTACCCTATAAAGAAGCTGTTCCTCTTCATTCTCTTCATTGAATAACTCATCAATACCAACTTCTGGCACAACAGGAACCGGGTTGTTCTTAGCTTTAAGTAGCTTTCGATGAATGG
This window encodes:
- the LOC107925351 gene encoding zinc finger protein CONSTANS-LIKE 16-like (The RefSeq protein has 8 substitutions compared to this genomic sequence), whose product is MISSKKMANAVGAKTVRACDSCIRGRARWYCAADDAFLCQACDSSVHSANPLARRHKRVRLKTASVKSSGDELPLESFSPSWDRGFTRKARTRRPVKGSIHRKPLKAKNNPVPVVPEVGIDEIFNEENEEEQLLYRVPIFDPFVAELCTSTTSTEAAVSAVGNEAETTATESKAFMGQDVDGSHGLFPSEMDLAEFAADVESLLGKGLENESFTMVELGLTGSKDKDLREYSYGNGQVKIEDEESFEDGMGREPFEFSFNYDSPPSCGGVDELVKEEVAMKSKEDGECQENTAKKKKRKTLLSLDYEAVITAWATQGSPWTSGGKPDLDPDECWPDCMRNGGTEVQQSYSGLIGMGGQQQAMGDGGREARVSRYREKRRTRLFSKKIRYEVRKLNAEKRPRMKGRFVKRASFLAGPAFPLLNK